GAGATTTAGATTTGATTCTCTAGAGAAAAAGAAGTTATATCCAGGAAGAGATCAAAGCTTGTGGGCGGTTTTAGACGCTCAGCTATGTCATTTACTTCTGGTAATCTTGCATAAATCTCTCAAACGTTCTCTTAGTTTCCGCATCTTAAAATGTGTCTGCTACTCCCTAAGATTTAGGGAGTATCACATGAGAAAATGCATGTGAGAAAGctccagaaactataaaaaattagaCAATGGtgactgtttttatattttactctcAAGAGGGTCTTCTCCTGCCTCCCGTCGCCTCTCGCCCCTCCAGTGGCCCCTGCTGACCCCGAGGCTGCCGGGAGCTCACCGAATCCGTGGACAGCTCAGCGTCGGGCCTTGCGAGCAGCACACTGGTCCACCGCACGGAGGGCGCACAGGGACTGAGGAGAAGCTGAAACTCGCAGGTGGGCGTGGGAAGCGGGGAGACTTTGTGCTGGGCGGAAGCTCAAGTCCACCTGTGGTAACAGAAGGAAAAGTCAGCCCCACGTCCTCTACCTTTGCAATCCTGCAGGCACCCACATGTCCCGAGTCATCTTTACCTTAGCCTTATAGGACTGCCCACGTGTCAAGTCAGGAACCTCTTTTCCCATCTGCCTTTTATCGTTGAAAAGGTTTAGTCAACAGCTCAGTCTTATTCCAAAGGAACAACTGATACCTCGGAAGGAATGAATAGCTTGCCTTTACCTCTGATCCATTATAGGGGGAGTCTAGGTATTCGTATTTGTCCTTAAGGTTTTTGGAACTTCTGAGTCTACACATCATACATACCTCATGCAACTGAATTCGTGGAATAGGGCACCGTGGACACAAGACTGAATTATGTTTTATGTGGTAGCAGTTTGGCATAATTGAGAAAGTTCTGTGCTAAGTGCCTGGAAATTTGGCTCTGCCTTTGTTGGGAACCCTTGGGCAACTCACTTAATTTTCTGGGCCCATTTTCTCTGAGGTAAATGGATGATACCTACAGtaccatttatttgtgtttttacagttttatgcTGAAGACCCTCACCTTGTTGGGTAAGCAGTTTTCAATCTCAAAGCTCTCTGAATCTCCAAGAACTCCATCCGGTAAAACGGTAAAGATGAACAATCGAGCAATGGGAGCGATGTCTGACTCCACAGGGAAGGATAAGGAAAAACTGCCTTTTACAGGGGCGTGGAGAAAATGAGACAAGATGGTCATGGGTCAGAACACTGTTGCTAGATCTTAACCCAGTTTAGAACTGTGCCTACTCATTCAAAGGCATAGACTCTTTAATGTCATTCTAATTATTTAGTGAAATTAATAGGCTAATGTGTCCCTTTACAACTTCAACTGTAGAATAAATACAAGTTCCTTACACTCAAGTCTGTGTCTGATTTTCCGCTTAATTAAAACGGTAACTAGCCTATGTCAGAATAGCTCAAAATTATTctacgtatgtatgtatacacaaaatattttatgaagccTGCTGGGCTCAGTTAAAAATTGGagaataggggggcgcctgggtaacgcagtcgttaagtgtctgccttcggctcagggcgtgatcctggcgttatgggatcgagccccacatcaggctcctctgctatgagcctgcttcttcctctcccactccccctgcttgtgttccctctctcgctggctgtctctatctctgtcNNNNNNNNNNNNNNNNNNNNNNNNNNNNNNNNNNNNNNNNNNNNNNNNNNNNNNNNNNNNNNNNNNNNNNNNNNNNNNNNNNNNNNNNNNNNNNNNNNNNNNNNNNNNNNNNNNNNNNNNNNNNNNNNNNNNNNNNNNNNNNNNNNNNNNNNNNNNNNNNNNNNNNNNNNNNNNNNNNNNNNNNNNNNNNNNNNNNNNNNNNNNNNNNNNNNNNNNNNNNNNNNNNNNNNNNNNNNNNNNNNNNNNNNNNNNNNNNNNNNNNNNNNNNNNNNNNNNNNNNNNNNNNNNNNNNNNNNNNNNNNNNNNNNNNNNNNNNNNNNNNNNNNNNNNNNNNNNNNNNNNNNNNNNNNNNNNNNNNNNNNNNNNNNNNNNNNNNNNNNNNNNNNNNNNNNNNNNNNNNNNNNNNNNNNNNNNNNNNNNNNNNNNNNNNNNNNNNNNNNNNNNNNNNNNNNNNNNNNNNNNNNNNNNNNNNNNNNNNNNNNNNNNNNNNNNNNNNNNNNNNNNNNNNNNNNNNNNNNNNNNNNNNNNNNNNNNNNNNNNNNNNNNNNNNNNNNNNNNNNNNNNNNNNNNNNNNNNNNNNNNNNNNNNNNNNNNNNNNNNNNNNNNNNNNNNNNNNNNNNNNNNNNNNNNNNNNNNNNNNNNNNNNNNNNNNNNNNNNNNNNNNNNNNNNNNNNNNNNNNNNNNNNNNNNNNNNNNNNNNNNNNNNNNNNNNNNNNNNNNNNNNNNNNNNNNNNNNNNNNNNNNNNNNNNNNNNNNNNNNNNNNNNNNNNNNNNNNNNNNNNNNNNNNNNNNNNNNNNNNNNNNNNNNNNNNNNNNNNNNNNNNNNNNNNNNNNNNNNNNNNNNNNNNNNNNNNNNNNNNNNNNNNNNNNNNNNNNNNNNNNNNNNNNNNNNNNNNNNNNNNNNNNNNNNNNNNNNNNNNNNNNNNNNNNNNNNNNNNNNNNNNNNNNNNNNNNNNNNNNNNNNNNNNNNNNNNNNNNNNNNNNNNNNNNNNNNNNNNNNNNNNNNNNNNNNNNNNNNNNNNNNNNNNNNNNNNNNNNNNNNNNNNNNNNNNNNNNNNNNNNNNNNNNNNNNNNNNNNNNNNNNNNNNNNNNNNNNNNNNNNNNNNNNNNNNNNNNNNNNNNNNNNNNNNNNNNNNNNNNNNNNNN
This region of Ailuropoda melanoleuca isolate Jingjing unplaced genomic scaffold, ASM200744v2 unplaced-scaffold13295, whole genome shotgun sequence genomic DNA includes:
- the LOC117797774 gene encoding pregnancy zone protein-like, producing the protein MTILSHFLHAPVKGSFSLSFPVESDIAPIARLFIFTVLPDGVLGDSESFEIENCLPNKVDLSFRPAQSLPASHAHLRVSASPQSLCALRAVDQCAARKARR